One part of the Eubalaena glacialis isolate mEubGla1 chromosome 19, mEubGla1.1.hap2.+ XY, whole genome shotgun sequence genome encodes these proteins:
- the CA4 gene encoding carbonic anhydrase 4 isoform X1, whose protein sequence is MRLLPALLVLAAARPWAHAGSHWCYQNQVKPSNYTCLGPDQWGDSCQNDRQSPINIVTAKTLLDPNLGPFSFSGYDKKQKWAVQNNGHSVMVLLGDEASIAGGGLAARYRAKQLHLHWSKVLDWGSEHSFDGDRFAMEIHMVHEKEKGTSRNTNKNQDPKDEIAVLAFMVEAGSKNVNFQPLVQALSDIPSPNMNTTLKDDISLFDLLPKKEKLRHYFRYLGSLTTPGCDEKVVWTVFQEPIQLHKDQILAFSQKLYYDNEKKLKMTDNVRPLQPRGQRQVFRSQAPGRLLPLPLPTLLTLALTCLTAGFLR, encoded by the exons ATGCGGCTGCTACCGGCGCTCCTGGTCCTCGCCGCCGCCCGGCCCTGGGCCCACGCAG GGTCACACTGGTGCTACCAGAATCAAGTCAAGCCCTCCAACTACACCTGCTTGG ggCCGGACCAGTGGGGCGATAGCTGCCAGAATGACCGCCAGTCTCCCATCAACATCGTCACTGCCAAGACACTGCTGGACCCAAACCTGGGACCCTTCTCCTTCTCCGGCTACGACAAGAAGCAAAAGTGGGCCGTGCAAAACAATGGCCACTCAG TGATGGTGTTGCTGGGGGACGAGGCCTCGATTGCTGGAGGAGGACTGGCCGCCCGGTACCGGGCCAAGCAGCTGCACCTACACTGGTCCAAGGTGCTGGATTGGGGCTCGGAGCATAGCTTCGACGGGGATCGCTTTGCCATGGAG ATACACATGGTacatgagaaagaaaaggggacaTCGAGGAACACGAACAAGAACCAGGACCCCAAAGATGAGATCGCAGTGCTGGCCTTCATGGTGGAG GCCGGATCCAAGAATGTTAACTTCCAGCCCCTGGTGCAGGCGCTGTCTGACATCCCCAGTCCCA ATATGAACACCACGCTGAAAGACGACATCAGCCTCTTTGACCTGCTCCCcaagaaggagaaactgaggcactacTTCCGCTACCTGGGCTCGCTCACCACACCAGGCTGCGATGAGAAGGTGGTCTGGACCGTGTTCCAGGAGCCCATTCAGCTCCACAAGGACCAG ATCCTGGCATTCTCTCAGAAGCTGTATTATGACAAcgagaagaaactgaaaatgacaGACAATGTCAGGCCCCTGCAGCCCCGGGGGCAGCGCCAGGTTTTCAGGTCCCAGGCCCCGGGACGGCTGCTGCCCTTGCCGCTGCCCACCCTGCTGACCCTCGCGCTCACCTGCCTGACAGCAGGCTTCCTCCGATGA
- the CA4 gene encoding carbonic anhydrase 4 isoform X2 gives MRLLPALLVLAAARPWAHAGSHWCYQNQVKPSNYTCLGPDQWGDSCQNDRQSPINIVTAKTLLDPNLGPFSFSGYDKKQKWAVQNNGHSVMVLLGDEASIAGGGLAARYRAKQLHLHWSKVLDWGSEHSFDGDRFAMEIHMVHEKEKGTSRNTNKNQDPKDEIAVLAFMVEAGSKNVNFQPLVQALSDIPSPNMNTTLKDDISLFDLLPKKEKLRHYFRYLGSLTTPGCDEKVVWTVFQEPIQLHKDQGTRVRALVWEDPTCHGATRPVRHNY, from the exons ATGCGGCTGCTACCGGCGCTCCTGGTCCTCGCCGCCGCCCGGCCCTGGGCCCACGCAG GGTCACACTGGTGCTACCAGAATCAAGTCAAGCCCTCCAACTACACCTGCTTGG ggCCGGACCAGTGGGGCGATAGCTGCCAGAATGACCGCCAGTCTCCCATCAACATCGTCACTGCCAAGACACTGCTGGACCCAAACCTGGGACCCTTCTCCTTCTCCGGCTACGACAAGAAGCAAAAGTGGGCCGTGCAAAACAATGGCCACTCAG TGATGGTGTTGCTGGGGGACGAGGCCTCGATTGCTGGAGGAGGACTGGCCGCCCGGTACCGGGCCAAGCAGCTGCACCTACACTGGTCCAAGGTGCTGGATTGGGGCTCGGAGCATAGCTTCGACGGGGATCGCTTTGCCATGGAG ATACACATGGTacatgagaaagaaaaggggacaTCGAGGAACACGAACAAGAACCAGGACCCCAAAGATGAGATCGCAGTGCTGGCCTTCATGGTGGAG GCCGGATCCAAGAATGTTAACTTCCAGCCCCTGGTGCAGGCGCTGTCTGACATCCCCAGTCCCA ATATGAACACCACGCTGAAAGACGACATCAGCCTCTTTGACCTGCTCCCcaagaaggagaaactgaggcactacTTCCGCTACCTGGGCTCGCTCACCACACCAGGCTGCGATGAGAAGGTGGTCTGGACCGTGTTCCAGGAGCCCATTCAGCTCCACAAGGACCAG gggacacgggttcgagccctggtctgggaagatcccacatgccatggagcaactaggcccgtgcgccacaactactga